The genomic window GGAGCTGTTCCGCGACGCGGGCGGGGGGACCCGCTTCGTCACGGTCGACCGGTGGCGCGACGAGGCGGACTGGACGGCGTTCCTCGCGCGGTGGGCGCAGGACTACCGGACCCTCGACGGTCGGCTCGCCCCCCTGACCGGGGGGCAGGCGCTGCTGTTCGAGGGGGCGTCCCCGGGCCGGTGAGGGCCCGCGCTCCGGGAACGCGGCGCGGAGGTCTTCGGTCGGCAGGTCCCGAGGACCAGCGTGCGCCGCCACCGCCGTCTCGCGAGGTGATCCGATGACGCGTCGCCTGCGCACCTCCGTGGTCGCCACCGCTGCCTGCCTCGCGCTGGGTCCGCCCAGTGCTCAGGCGGCTCCTCCGGAACGGGTCGAGAACACCGTCCTCGACCCGGCGGAGACCGTGGAGGACGAGTTCCTCACGGAGGCGTGCGGCGTCCCGGTGACCAGCTCGGCCCGCGGCCACGTCCGGCTCACGCTGCTCTTCGACAGGTCGGGCGAGATCTCCCGCGTCGTCGCCCACCCGAGCTCCACGAACACCCTCACCAGCCCGTACGGGACCCTGACCACGTCCGACCGTGGCATGGACAGGACCACGTTCAACGCGGACGGGACGGTCACCGTCTTCGGGACGGGCGTCCACCCGGAGGTCGCGGGCGGAGCGCATGCCATCGGTCTGGAGGTGCTGACCCTCGACGGCGGGACCGGGGAGCTGCTCGACGCCGAGTACCACGGCCGCTTCGACGTGGTGGAGCCGGAGATCGTCCCCCACATCTGCGATCGCCTCGGGCCGGCCCGAGGGGGCATCCCGGCCGTCCCACGGCTCGATCGGCACGTCCTCCGGCGTCGACCGCTCCGTGTCCGGTGACGGCGTGGGTGGTCAGCCGCCCCGGTACACGCCGCCCGGCTCGACGGCACCGAGCAGCTGCGGAACGGTCACCAGGGTGTAACCCCGGGCGCGCAGGGCGTCGATGATCCCGGGCACGGCCTCGACGGTCGTCGGGTGGATGTCGTGCATCAGGACGATCCCCCCGGGGTGGGCCCCCTCGAGTGCGCGCCGGGTGGTGGTCGCGACGTCCCGGTTGAGCCAGTCCTGGGTGTCGACGTCCCACAGCACCTGCGCGTAGCCGAGCCCGCCGACCACCTCGCCGACGCGCGCGTCGGTCTCCCCGTAGGGCGGGCGCATAAGGTCGGTGGTCACCCCGGCGCCGCGCAGTGCCGCCGTGGTCCGGTCGACCTCGTCGGCGATCTGCCCGGCGGTGAGCAGCGGCAGGTGGGGGTGGCTCCAGGTGTGGCTGCCGAGCGCGTGTCCCTCCCGCGCCGCGCGGCGGACCAGGTCGGGCATGGCGGCGACGCTGCCACCGAGGACGAAGAAGGTGGCGGGGACGCCGGCGTCGGCCAGCTCGTCGAGCAGGTCGGCCGTGTACGGGCCGGGACCGTCGTCGAAGGTGAGCGCGATGCAGGCCAGCCGCGTGCAGTCGACGGCGCCGCCCGCGGCGGCCGGCGTGTCCGGCGGCTCGGCGGGGACACCGCGGAACCCGTCGGCATCCAGCGCCGCGTCCCGGACCCGTCGCCCGGGGCCGGACAGGACGTCGTCGGCATCGGCGGCCGGGACGCGGACGGCGACGGCGTCGAGGGTGCGCAGTCCGGCCTCCTGCCGGTCCAGGACGACGGTGAGCGACCCGTCGCCGCCGAAGCGCACGTCGGAGGCGACGACGGCGGGGTCCGGCGGCTCGCCGGCGAGGTCGGCCTCGCCGAGCGCCGCGGTCACCCACCCGGCCAGCCGCTCCGGGTCGGCGACCAGCTCGGCGGCGGTCCACGTCTCCCCGGAGGCGACGTCGGTGTAGACGCTGGTCGTCGTCGTGGTCGTCCCGTGCGGCGCGCCTCCGGTGTAGCTGCGCGACGTCACGCGCACGCCGAGCACGTCACCGGTCGCCTGGACCAGTCCCCAGCCGACGGTGAGCACGTTGACCCCGTCGTCGCGGCGGGCCGCCTCGTACCGCCGGACCTCGGCGTCGACCAGCGCGGTCAGCACCTGACCGAGGGAGTCGACCCCGGTGAGGGTGACCGTCGCGATCCCGCGCTGGTCGTCGGGCTGCAGGACCGTCTCCTGGTGCGGGACGAGGCCGGCGACCGACGAGCCGTCGCCCACCGGCGGGACGTCCACGACCTCCGCACCGGCTCCCGCACCGGCTCCCGCACCGACTCCCGCACCGACTCCCGCACCGGCTCCCGCACCGATCTCCGCACCGACCCCCGTGCCGACGTCCGCAGCGCCTCCGGCGCCGACCGCCGTGCCCCCTGCAGCGCCGACGTCCGCCACCGACGGGGACGCCGCCGAGGACGGGCCCTCCGTGGCCGGTGGACCGCCCGCCGACGGGCCGGCCGAGGAGACCG from Geodermatophilus normandii includes these protein-coding regions:
- a CDS encoding antibiotic biosynthesis monooxygenase family protein, encoding MFLRIWTYGVLPDALNRFVAAYGPDGEWARLFARADGFLGTELFRDAGGGTRFVTVDRWRDEADWTAFLARWAQDYRTLDGRLAPLTGGQALLFEGASPGR
- a CDS encoding polysaccharide deacetylase family protein, with the protein product MDVPPVGDGSSVAGLVPHQETVLQPDDQRGIATVTLTGVDSLGQVLTALVDAEVRRYEAARRDDGVNVLTVGWGLVQATGDVLGVRVTSRSYTGGAPHGTTTTTTSVYTDVASGETWTAAELVADPERLAGWVTAALGEADLAGEPPDPAVVASDVRFGGDGSLTVVLDRQEAGLRTLDAVAVRVPAADADDVLSGPGRRVRDAALDADGFRGVPAEPPDTPAAAGGAVDCTRLACIALTFDDGPGPYTADLLDELADAGVPATFFVLGGSVAAMPDLVRRAAREGHALGSHTWSHPHLPLLTAGQIADEVDRTTAALRGAGVTTDLMRPPYGETDARVGEVVGGLGYAQVLWDVDTQDWLNRDVATTTRRALEGAHPGGIVLMHDIHPTTVEAVPGIIDALRARGYTLVTVPQLLGAVEPGGVYRGG